A genomic region of Alligator mississippiensis isolate rAllMis1 chromosome 4, rAllMis1, whole genome shotgun sequence contains the following coding sequences:
- the LOC109283139 gene encoding uncharacterized protein LOC109283139: MPGCQKGGVHLVEAGGYLQRRYTSTAWAYRGHRKARKAKVDIELGLAFKIKDNKKSFFKYIGRMKKAPGNVGPLQDALGNLVVAPEEKAEPFNKFFTSAFLCRDRDSPTVFQDGLEGNASRPRVEQDQVRVLLEGLDTFKSAGPDALHPRVLRELAGVIAGPLAWFDECSWYSGQVPDDWKIANVVPVFKKGRREDPGNYRPISLTLILGKLFEKIIKEHICDGPAAGMILKGNQHGFIRGRSCQTNLIAFCNQVTKALDAGVAIDVVFLDFSKAFDTVSHTILIKKLGDCGIDAYTVRWIANWLKGPEGGDGQVIFDLGGSGQWSPPGLSPCARTVRFLYQ, encoded by the coding sequence atgcctggttgccaaaaaggcggtgtacacctggtggaagcggggggctatctccaaagaagatatacctccactgcttgggcctatAGGGGACATAGGAAAgctaggaaagctaaggtggacatagagctaggactggcgttcaagatcaaagataataaaaagtcctttttcaaatatatagggaggatgaagaaggcaccgggaaatgtggggcccctgcaagatgcgctgggcaatctggtggttgcgccagaggagaaggcagagccctttaacaaattcttcacctccgctttcttgtgcagggaccgggactcccccactgtgtttcaagatggactcgaggggaacgcctcaagacctaggGTTGAgcaggaccaggttagagtgcttctggaggggctggacacgttcaagtcagcaggtccagatgctctccaccccagggtgttgagggaactagcaggggttattgctgggcccttggcatggttTGATGAGTGCTCGTGGtactcaggccaggtgccagatgattggaagatagccaatgtggtccccgtctttaagaaagggaggagggaggacccgggcaactataggcccatcagtcttaccttaatcctggggaaactctttgagaagatcatcaaggagcacatctgtgatgggccagcagcagggatgatactcaagggcaaccagcacggtttcattaggggcaggtcatgtcagaccaacctgattgccttttgcaatcaagtcacaaaagcattggatgcaggtgtcgccattgatgtagtctttctggacttcagcaaggcatttgacaccgtctcccacacgatcctcattaaaaaactaggcgactgtggcattgatgcctacacggtccgatggattgctaattggctgaagggtccagagggtggtgatggacaggtcatatttgaccttgggggaagtgggcagtggagccccccagggctcagtccttgtgCCCGCACTGTTCgttttctttatcagtga